One Pseudonocardia sediminis DNA window includes the following coding sequences:
- a CDS encoding sterol carrier protein, whose protein sequence is MALFTDEAEVYTYLGGVFRMGMEDEALVAKLKPSGVVLRVVYTDPDAVITVDMPNAELHTGAGVGPDPNVELFMTADTGNRFWLGKVVLPVALAKGDVRAKGPVAKLLKVLPLAKQLFGPYKKSLERDGREDLLRA, encoded by the coding sequence ATGGCACTGTTCACCGACGAGGCCGAGGTCTACACCTACCTCGGCGGGGTCTTCCGGATGGGCATGGAGGACGAGGCCCTGGTCGCCAAGCTCAAGCCGTCCGGTGTGGTGCTGCGGGTCGTCTACACCGACCCGGACGCGGTGATCACCGTGGACATGCCGAACGCCGAGCTGCACACCGGCGCGGGCGTCGGGCCGGACCCGAACGTCGAGCTGTTCATGACCGCCGACACCGGCAACCGGTTCTGGCTCGGCAAGGTCGTGCTGCCGGTCGCGCTGGCCAAGGGCGACGTCCGGGCCAAGGGTCCGGTCGCGAAGCTGCTCAAGGTGCTGCCGCTGGCCAAGCAGCTCTTCGGCCCGTACAAGAAGAGCCTGGAGCGCGACGGCCGCGAGGACCTCCTCCGTGCCTGA
- a CDS encoding CaiB/BaiF CoA transferase family protein — MSRGNGPLAGLRVLELAGIGPGPHAAMILGDLGADVVRVDRPSGGLKLGSDDVPDPTLRGRRSVTADLKDPAGKETVLRLVEHADVLLEGYRPGVTERLGVGPEDCHARNPKLVYGRMTGWGQDGPMAKRAGHDINYISLTGALHAIGRAGERPVPPLNLVGDFGGGSMLLVIGVVSALWEAERSGQGQVVDAAMVDGSSILVQMVWGLLGHQRWNDERGTNLLDGHAPFYDTYTCSDGRHVAVGAIEPQFYAQLLQGLGIDPADLPEQFDTTRWDETSKRFADVFATRSRDEWAEQFDGTDACVTPVLAFGEVADHPHLAARSTIVTSDGVPQAAPAPRFSRTGTEVAGRGTAPEDVDSVLADWA, encoded by the coding sequence GTGAGCAGAGGGAACGGGCCGCTCGCCGGTCTGCGCGTGCTGGAGCTGGCCGGGATCGGCCCCGGGCCGCACGCCGCGATGATCCTCGGGGACCTGGGCGCCGACGTCGTGCGCGTCGACCGCCCGTCCGGCGGTCTCAAGCTGGGGTCCGACGACGTCCCGGACCCGACGCTGCGCGGCCGCCGCTCGGTCACCGCGGACCTGAAGGACCCGGCCGGCAAGGAGACCGTGCTGCGCCTGGTCGAGCACGCCGACGTGCTGCTCGAGGGCTACCGCCCCGGCGTCACCGAGCGCCTCGGCGTCGGGCCGGAGGACTGCCACGCCCGGAACCCGAAGCTCGTCTACGGCCGGATGACCGGCTGGGGGCAGGACGGGCCGATGGCCAAGCGGGCCGGGCACGACATCAACTACATCTCGCTGACCGGTGCGCTGCACGCCATCGGCCGCGCCGGTGAGCGTCCGGTGCCGCCGCTGAACCTGGTCGGCGACTTCGGCGGCGGCTCGATGCTGCTGGTGATCGGCGTCGTCTCCGCGCTGTGGGAGGCGGAGCGCTCCGGACAGGGCCAGGTCGTCGACGCGGCCATGGTCGACGGGTCGTCGATCCTCGTGCAGATGGTCTGGGGCCTGCTCGGGCACCAGCGCTGGAACGACGAGCGCGGCACCAACCTGCTCGACGGGCACGCGCCGTTCTATGACACCTACACCTGCTCCGACGGCCGGCACGTCGCCGTCGGCGCGATCGAGCCGCAGTTCTACGCCCAGCTGCTGCAGGGTCTCGGGATCGACCCGGCCGACCTGCCCGAGCAGTTCGACACCACCCGCTGGGACGAGACGTCGAAGCGCTTCGCCGACGTGTTCGCCACCCGCAGCCGGGACGAGTGGGCCGAACAGTTCGACGGCACCGACGCCTGCGTCACCCCGGTGCTGGCCTTCGGTGAGGTCGCCGACCACCCGCACCTGGCCGCACGGTCGACGATCGTCACCTCCGACGGTGTGCCGCAGGCCGCCCCGGCGCCGCGGTTCTCCCGCACCGGCACCGAGGTCGCCGGACGCGGGACCGCCCCCGAGGACGTCGACTCCGTCCTGGCCGACTGGGCCTGA
- the rplA gene encoding 50S ribosomal protein L1, whose amino-acid sequence MAQRSKAYREAAAKIDADELYSPLQAATLAKETSSKNTDSTVEVAMRLGVDPRRADQMVRGTVNLPHGTGKTAKVIVFATGDKATEAEAAGADAVGAEDLIERIQGGWLDFDAAIATPDQMAKVGRIARILGPRGLMPNPKTGTVTPDVTKAVNEIKGGKVNFRVDKQANLHMVIGKASFDTEKLVENYGAALDEILRLKPSAAKGRYVKKITVSTTTGPGIPVDPNRTRNLLVDEQA is encoded by the coding sequence ATGGCACAGCGCAGCAAGGCCTATCGCGAGGCCGCCGCGAAGATCGACGCGGACGAGCTCTACAGCCCCCTCCAGGCGGCCACCCTGGCCAAGGAGACCTCCAGCAAGAACACCGACTCCACCGTCGAGGTGGCGATGCGCCTGGGCGTCGACCCGCGCCGCGCGGACCAGATGGTCCGCGGCACCGTGAACCTGCCGCACGGTACCGGCAAGACCGCCAAGGTGATCGTCTTCGCCACCGGTGACAAGGCCACCGAGGCCGAGGCCGCCGGCGCCGACGCCGTGGGCGCCGAGGACCTGATCGAGCGCATCCAGGGTGGGTGGCTCGACTTCGACGCCGCGATCGCCACCCCGGACCAGATGGCCAAGGTCGGCCGGATCGCCCGCATCCTCGGCCCGCGTGGCCTGATGCCGAACCCGAAGACCGGCACCGTGACGCCCGACGTCACGAAGGCGGTCAACGAGATCAAGGGCGGCAAGGTCAACTTCCGGGTGGACAAGCAGGCCAACCTGCACATGGTCATCGGGAAGGCCTCGTTCGACACCGAGAAGCTGGTGGAGAACTACGGCGCCGCGCTGGACGAGATCCTGCGTCTCAAGCCGTCGGCCGCCAAGGGCCGCTACGTCAAGAAGATCACCGTGTCGACGACCACCGGACCCGGCATCCCGGTGGACCCGAACCGCACGCGCAACCTTCTGGTCGACGAGCAGGCCTGA
- the rplK gene encoding 50S ribosomal protein L11, with product MPPKKRKLSAIIKLQISAGAATPAPPVGPALGQHGVNIMEFCKAYNAATEAQRGDVVPVEISVYEDRSFSFELKTPPAAKLLLKAAGVQKGSGEPHKTKVASVTMAQVREIAESKMRDLNANDIDQAAKIIAGTARSMGITVDG from the coding sequence ATGCCACCCAAGAAGCGGAAGCTCTCCGCGATCATCAAGCTCCAGATCTCGGCCGGTGCGGCCACCCCCGCGCCGCCGGTCGGCCCCGCGCTCGGTCAGCACGGCGTCAACATCATGGAGTTCTGCAAGGCCTACAACGCGGCGACCGAGGCCCAGCGCGGCGACGTCGTCCCGGTCGAGATCTCGGTCTACGAGGACCGTTCGTTCTCGTTCGAGCTCAAGACCCCGCCGGCGGCGAAGCTGCTGCTCAAGGCGGCCGGCGTGCAGAAGGGCTCCGGCGAGCCGCACAAGACCAAGGTCGCCTCGGTGACCATGGCCCAGGTGCGCGAGATCGCCGAGTCGAAGATGCGCGACCTGAACGCGAACGACATCGACCAGGCCGCGAAGATCATCGCCGGGACCGCCCGGTCGATGGGCATCACGGTCGACGGCTGA
- the nusG gene encoding transcription termination/antitermination protein NusG, protein MEAAHGEDAVSDEYTDPDDVETPGAAAETLTDESDSGEDSGDDESGDDESDDDTTEGADAEAVEADGEAEPEEEVDPVEEMRTALRRAPGDWYVVHSYAGYENKVKSNLETRAQTLDVEDFIFQVEVPTEEVTEIKNGQRKRVQRKVLPGYILVRMELNDQSWGAVRNTPGVTGFVGATSKPSPLTLNEVLKFLLPKVEAPKKDAETGRSGAAASSGGGTTTVEVDFEVGESVTVMDGPFATLPATINEVNLDAQKLKVLVSIFGRETPVELGFNQVSKI, encoded by the coding sequence GTGGAGGCCGCGCACGGCGAGGACGCGGTGTCCGACGAGTACACCGACCCCGACGACGTCGAGACCCCGGGCGCGGCGGCGGAGACGCTGACCGACGAGTCCGACTCCGGCGAGGACTCGGGCGACGACGAATCCGGCGACGACGAATCCGACGACGACACCACCGAGGGTGCGGACGCCGAGGCCGTCGAGGCCGACGGCGAGGCCGAGCCCGAGGAGGAGGTCGACCCGGTCGAGGAGATGCGCACCGCACTGCGGCGCGCACCCGGCGACTGGTACGTCGTGCACTCCTACGCCGGATACGAGAACAAGGTGAAGTCCAACCTCGAGACCCGGGCCCAGACCCTGGACGTCGAGGACTTCATCTTCCAGGTCGAGGTGCCCACCGAGGAGGTCACCGAGATCAAGAACGGCCAGCGCAAGCGGGTGCAGCGCAAGGTGCTGCCCGGCTACATCCTGGTCCGGATGGAGCTCAACGACCAGTCCTGGGGCGCAGTGCGCAACACCCCCGGCGTCACCGGCTTCGTCGGTGCCACGTCGAAGCCGTCGCCGCTGACGCTCAACGAGGTCCTCAAGTTCCTGCTGCCGAAGGTCGAGGCGCCGAAGAAGGACGCCGAGACCGGTCGCAGCGGTGCGGCGGCGTCCTCCGGCGGCGGCACGACCACCGTCGAGGTCGACTTCGAGGTCGGCGAGTCGGTCACCGTCATGGACGGGCCGTTCGCGACCCTCCCGGCGACGATCAACGAGGTCAACCTCGACGCCCAGAAGCTCAAGGTGCTCGTCTCGATCTTCGGTCGCGAGACGCCCGTCGAGCTGGGGTTCAACCAGGTCTCCAAGATCTAG
- the secE gene encoding preprotein translocase subunit SecE: protein MSDERDSERSGQERPSTAADRRGRRSAASSDGASTSGKGRATPARGATATAEKGSIVARLVRFLREVVAELRKVIWPTRSQMVTYTIAVLVFVSFMVALVFALDTLFAEGVALLFGN from the coding sequence GTGAGCGACGAGCGCGATTCGGAGCGGTCGGGGCAGGAACGCCCGAGCACCGCCGCCGACCGTCGTGGGCGGCGGTCCGCAGCGTCGTCCGACGGTGCCTCCACCTCGGGCAAGGGCCGGGCCACCCCGGCCCGCGGCGCCACGGCGACCGCGGAGAAGGGGTCGATCGTCGCCCGTCTCGTGCGGTTCCTGCGCGAGGTCGTCGCCGAGCTGCGCAAGGTCATCTGGCCCACGCGTTCGCAGATGGTGACCTACACGATCGCCGTGCTGGTCTTCGTGTCGTTCATGGTGGCCCTGGTGTTCGCGCTGGACACACTGTTCGCGGAAGGCGTCGCGCTGCTGTTCGGCAACTAG
- a CDS encoding MaoC family dehydratase, with translation MSASGAAAGDELPPLQVHLTRADLVRYAGASGDLNPIHWSDRVATGAGLPGVIAHGMLTMALAGRLLTSWTGDPSSVRSYGTRFTRPVVVPDDDTGALVELSGKVSDVRDDDGVRIATVDLAARFDGKTVLGRARAEVVLPS, from the coding sequence ATGAGCGCGTCCGGAGCCGCCGCAGGGGACGAGCTTCCCCCGCTGCAGGTGCATCTGACCCGGGCCGACCTGGTCCGCTACGCCGGTGCGTCCGGTGACCTCAACCCGATCCACTGGAGCGACCGCGTCGCGACCGGCGCGGGCCTGCCCGGCGTGATCGCGCACGGGATGCTGACGATGGCCCTGGCCGGGCGCCTGCTCACCTCCTGGACCGGCGACCCGTCGTCGGTGCGCAGCTACGGCACCCGCTTCACGCGCCCCGTCGTCGTCCCGGACGACGACACCGGCGCCCTGGTCGAGCTCTCCGGGAAGGTTTCCGACGTCCGCGACGACGACGGCGTGCGGATCGCGACCGTGGACCTCGCGGCGCGCTTCGACGGCAAGACGGTTCTCGGGCGCGCCCGGGCCGAGGTCGTCCTCCCCTCCTGA
- a CDS encoding FAS1-like dehydratase domain-containing protein has translation MPDASWVGRALEPASPYQVGREKIREFAAAIGDDSAVSNDVEAARAAGHRDLVAPPTFTVCFTMPVIEAFLRDPAFDWDYTRMVHGDQRIAFTRPIVAGDELTTVVHVDELRTRASNHMLTLRCEVADADGEPVATTHALLVTQAGEAAE, from the coding sequence GTGCCCGACGCGTCCTGGGTCGGCCGGGCTCTCGAGCCCGCCAGCCCGTACCAGGTCGGCCGGGAGAAGATCCGTGAGTTCGCCGCCGCGATCGGTGACGACTCCGCGGTGTCGAACGACGTCGAGGCCGCCCGTGCCGCCGGGCACCGCGACCTCGTCGCCCCGCCGACGTTCACCGTCTGCTTCACGATGCCGGTGATCGAGGCGTTCCTGCGCGATCCCGCGTTCGACTGGGACTACACACGCATGGTCCACGGCGACCAGCGCATCGCGTTCACCCGGCCGATCGTGGCCGGCGACGAGCTGACCACGGTCGTGCACGTCGACGAGCTGCGTACCCGCGCCAGCAACCACATGCTGACGCTGCGCTGCGAGGTCGCCGACGCCGACGGCGAACCGGTGGCCACGACGCACGCCCTGCTGGTCACCCAGGCCGGGGAGGCTGCGGAATGA
- the rpmG gene encoding 50S ribosomal protein L33, translating into MAKATDVRPKITLACEECKHRNYITKKNRRNDPDRLEVKKFCSNCGTHRAHRETR; encoded by the coding sequence ATGGCCAAGGCCACAGACGTTCGGCCGAAGATCACTCTGGCCTGCGAGGAGTGCAAGCACCGGAACTACATCACCAAGAAGAACCGGCGCAACGACCCCGACCGCCTCGAGGTCAAGAAGTTCTGCTCGAACTGTGGGACGCACCGCGCCCACCGCGAGACCCGCTGA
- the rpsN gene encoding 30S ribosomal protein S14, producing the protein MATKAKIAANERRKVVAARYAQRRAELKAVLARPSSTDDERAAAAAELRRQPRDASRTRIRNRDSTDGRPRGHLRKFGVSRVRLRELAHAGMLPGVTKSSW; encoded by the coding sequence ATGGCGACCAAGGCCAAGATCGCGGCCAACGAGCGGCGCAAGGTCGTCGCGGCCCGCTACGCCCAGCGCCGGGCCGAGCTCAAGGCGGTGCTCGCCCGACCGTCGAGCACCGACGACGAGCGCGCCGCCGCGGCCGCCGAGCTGCGACGGCAGCCGCGCGACGCCAGCCGCACCCGGATCCGCAACCGGGACTCCACCGACGGCCGCCCGCGCGGGCACCTGCGCAAGTTCGGCGTCTCGCGGGTCCGGCTGCGCGAGCTCGCGCACGCCGGCATGCTGCCCGGGGTCACGAAGTCGTCCTGGTGA
- the rpmB gene encoding 50S ribosomal protein L28, giving the protein MSRRCQLTGREPGFGKNVSHSHRRTSRRFDPNVQQKRFWLAEENRWVRLRLSTKGIRTVDRIGVTAAVARIRAAGGKV; this is encoded by the coding sequence ATGTCACGCCGTTGTCAGCTGACCGGGCGGGAGCCCGGGTTCGGCAAGAACGTGTCCCACTCACACCGCCGCACGTCGCGCCGGTTCGACCCGAACGTCCAGCAGAAGCGCTTCTGGCTGGCCGAGGAGAACCGGTGGGTGCGGCTGCGCCTGTCGACTAAGGGGATCAGGACCGTGGACCGGATCGGTGTCACGGCCGCCGTGGCCCGGATCCGGGCGGCCGGAGGGAAGGTCTGA
- the rpsR gene encoding 30S ribosomal protein S18, producing the protein MPPNRKAERTPRRKANPLHTRGITEVDWKDTALLRTFISDRGKIRARRVTGLTGQQQRRVAVAIRNAREMALLPYPHSGRG; encoded by the coding sequence ATGCCGCCCAACCGCAAGGCCGAGCGCACCCCCCGGCGCAAGGCCAACCCGCTGCACACCCGCGGGATCACCGAGGTGGACTGGAAGGACACCGCGCTGCTGCGCACGTTCATCTCCGACCGCGGCAAGATCCGCGCCCGCCGCGTGACCGGGCTGACCGGCCAGCAGCAGCGCCGGGTCGCGGTCGCGATCCGCAACGCCCGCGAGATGGCGCTGCTCCCGTACCCGCACTCCGGACGGGGGTGA
- the rpmG gene encoding 50S ribosomal protein L33, whose amino-acid sequence MARTTDVRPIVKMRSTAGTGTTYVTRKNRRNDPDRLVLRKYDPKIRQHVDFREER is encoded by the coding sequence GTGGCACGCACCACCGACGTCCGCCCGATCGTGAAGATGCGGTCGACGGCGGGTACCGGGACCACCTACGTGACCCGCAAGAACCGGCGCAACGACCCGGACCGCCTGGTCCTGCGCAAGTACGACCCGAAGATCCGGCAGCACGTCGACTTCCGGGAGGAGAGGTAG
- the mrf gene encoding ribosome hibernation factor-recruiting GTPase MRF, which produces MTDQSPRPGSSDRPDDRSHDHPRDAGRTELVVLGGMAREGVEATIRRIRERDPSVVVLHHDMRDLRRGRVHRRLRDAGQDEHTVLELAHGCVSCTVREDVLPTIAALAGTVRRIVLHLDPGLEPEPVCWALNSVLLGPDGEPHRPAVTDLVDLRGVVTVLDPTRWLDDATGDDTLPERGLSTLPDDERTVAQVAVGQAEFADLIVTVPPPGPPSSDTDVWELARTSAVLDRLTPLAPRLRLTDVDDRVFCGDLPDGARRGIPSGVHDPLLRGAPPLDADAGVRTLVFSARRPFHPDRLHDAIDHLLEGVVRSRGRIWLATRPDAVLWVESAGGGLRVGHADEWLAGQEPSVWDDVDEQRRALAALAWHPRWGDRAQDLVVLCHGADPDEIDAALRSALLTDVEIAAGEQAWADLPDPFGWAHDEPCEDPSPTVTRPTEGGEQRPGWTDREGEL; this is translated from the coding sequence ATGACCGACCAGAGCCCGCGACCGGGCTCCTCCGACCGGCCCGACGACCGGTCCCACGACCACCCCCGCGACGCAGGACGCACCGAGCTCGTCGTCCTGGGCGGGATGGCCCGGGAGGGCGTCGAGGCGACGATCCGGCGCATCCGGGAGCGCGACCCGTCGGTGGTCGTGCTGCACCACGACATGCGTGACCTGCGACGGGGCCGGGTGCACCGGCGCCTGCGCGACGCCGGCCAGGACGAGCACACGGTCCTGGAGCTGGCACACGGCTGTGTCAGCTGCACGGTGCGCGAGGACGTCCTGCCCACGATCGCCGCACTCGCCGGGACGGTCCGGCGGATCGTGCTGCACCTGGACCCCGGGCTGGAGCCGGAGCCGGTGTGCTGGGCGTTGAACTCGGTCCTGCTCGGCCCGGACGGCGAGCCGCACCGGCCGGCCGTCACCGACCTGGTGGACCTGCGCGGCGTCGTCACCGTCCTGGACCCGACACGGTGGCTCGACGACGCCACCGGCGACGACACGCTGCCCGAACGCGGGCTGAGCACGCTGCCCGACGACGAGCGCACCGTCGCCCAGGTCGCGGTCGGGCAGGCGGAGTTCGCCGACCTGATCGTCACCGTCCCGCCGCCCGGCCCCCCGTCCAGCGACACCGACGTGTGGGAGCTCGCCCGGACCTCCGCCGTCCTGGACCGCCTGACACCGCTCGCCCCGCGGCTGCGCCTGACCGATGTCGACGACCGCGTGTTCTGCGGCGACCTGCCCGACGGCGCCCGGCGGGGAATCCCGAGCGGGGTGCACGACCCGCTGCTGCGCGGCGCTCCCCCGCTGGACGCCGACGCCGGCGTCCGCACGCTGGTGTTCTCCGCGCGGCGACCGTTCCACCCGGACCGGTTGCACGACGCGATCGACCACCTGCTGGAGGGGGTCGTGCGCAGCCGCGGCCGGATCTGGCTGGCCACCCGGCCGGACGCCGTGCTGTGGGTGGAGAGCGCCGGCGGCGGGCTGCGGGTCGGGCACGCCGACGAGTGGCTGGCCGGGCAGGAGCCCTCGGTCTGGGACGACGTCGACGAGCAGCGCCGCGCACTGGCCGCGCTGGCCTGGCACCCGCGTTGGGGCGACCGCGCCCAGGACCTCGTCGTGCTCTGCCACGGTGCGGACCCCGACGAGATCGACGCCGCACTGCGCTCGGCCCTGCTGACCGACGTCGAGATCGCCGCGGGTGAGCAGGCCTGGGCCGACCTCCCGGACCCGTTCGGATGGGCGCACGACGAACCGTGCGAGGACCCGTCCCCCACCGTCACCCGTCCCACCGAGGGCGGCGAGCAGCGGCCCGGGTGGACCGATCGAGAAGGAGAGCTCTAG
- the rpmF gene encoding 50S ribosomal protein L32 — protein sequence MAVPKRRMSRSNTRHRRSQWKADAPKLVPITLEGRRHLVPQNLVPAYRRGLIPPPQD from the coding sequence ATGGCAGTCCCGAAGCGGCGGATGTCGCGGTCGAACACCCGCCACCGGCGGTCGCAGTGGAAGGCGGACGCGCCGAAGCTGGTGCCGATCACGCTGGAGGGTCGGCGGCACCTGGTCCCGCAGAACCTCGTCCCGGCCTACCGGCGGGGGTTGATCCCTCCGCCTCAGGACTGA
- a CDS encoding ATP-binding protein yields the protein MALAEERRRRYTGEAERFRLGRLLARARRTRRPPPGRGEQHRRRRAVGHPRHGGRPRPLRLGTGPVAPPGGLVDGPGNGSGTVGGPCHDVAVPRPGSGVGLVGRVSERATLSAALGRARDGRASTVLLSGDAGVGKSRLVAERAVQLADAHDGPRVRCCSGRPGPSRRSGAGNRTSRRGGLRRRCGACGVRSPTTWASSCSARSGSRRAPTRSRPRQRTR from the coding sequence ATGGCCCTGGCCGAGGAGCGGCGCCGGCGCTACACCGGTGAGGCGGAGCGGTTCCGGCTGGGCCGTCTGCTCGCCCGCGCCCGCCGCACGCGCCGACCCCCGCCGGGCCGGGGAGAGCAGCACCGCCGACGCCGGGCCGTCGGGCACCCGCGTCACGGCGGACGGCCACGACCTCTGCGCCTGGGTACCGGGCCCGTGGCACCGCCGGGCGGGCTCGTGGACGGGCCGGGAAACGGGTCCGGAACCGTCGGTGGCCCGTGCCACGATGTCGCCGTGCCGAGACCGGGGTCGGGTGTCGGCCTGGTCGGGCGGGTGTCCGAGCGGGCCACGCTGAGCGCTGCGCTGGGCCGGGCGCGCGACGGCCGGGCGTCGACGGTGCTGCTCTCCGGTGACGCCGGGGTGGGCAAGTCCCGCCTGGTCGCCGAGCGGGCCGTGCAGCTCGCCGACGCCCACGACGGTCCGCGGGTCCGCTGCTGCTCGGGCAGGCCGGGGCCGAGTCGGCGCTCTGGCGCGGGGAACCGGACGTCGCGGCGCGGCGGGTTGAGGAGGCGTTGCGGGGCCTGCGGCGTGAGGTCCCCCACCACATGGGCGAGCTCGTGCTCAGCGCGCTCGGGGTCGCGGCGTGCGCCGACGCGATCGCGGCCTCGACAGCGGACGAGGTGA
- a CDS encoding cytochrome P450, which produces MPTQHAADLSDIDGFWNAPIAERAAGFARLRAQPGIPFFEQPESAFVDPGPGYYALTRLDDVVEASRVPGVFRSGPGATSVADTPAEFNEFFGSMINADDPRHARLRRIVSRGFTPRRLAALSEEVERTAAVIVDDLLEAGECDAVEQISARLPLKIICDMMGVPESQYRLVYEKTNVILGAADPEYVPDAGNIVAALLGAGAELAALMRDLGERRLADPTDDVTSALVNAEIDGERLTPDELGSFFILLVVAGNETTRNAISWGLQLLTEHPEQRAAWLADPAGVTPTAVEEIVRWSSPVIYMRRTLAQPSVLGGTELPADAKVALFYWAANRDPEHFTDPDAFDVRRSPNPHVGFGGPGPHFCLGAHLARREISVMFTELLRRAPDIAVTGEPRRLRSMFINGIKYLPVSVSPGGSS; this is translated from the coding sequence ATGCCGACTCAGCACGCGGCCGATCTCTCGGACATCGACGGCTTCTGGAACGCCCCGATCGCCGAGCGCGCCGCCGGGTTCGCGCGCCTGCGCGCGCAGCCGGGCATCCCGTTCTTCGAGCAGCCGGAGTCGGCGTTCGTCGACCCCGGGCCGGGCTACTACGCGCTCACCCGGCTCGACGACGTCGTCGAGGCCAGCCGTGTGCCCGGGGTGTTCCGCTCCGGTCCGGGCGCGACGTCGGTGGCCGACACCCCCGCCGAGTTCAACGAGTTCTTCGGCTCGATGATCAACGCCGACGACCCGCGGCACGCCCGCCTGCGCCGGATCGTCTCCCGTGGGTTCACCCCGCGCCGGCTCGCCGCACTGTCCGAGGAGGTCGAGCGCACGGCGGCGGTGATCGTCGACGACCTGCTCGAGGCCGGGGAGTGCGACGCCGTCGAGCAGATCTCGGCGCGGCTCCCACTGAAGATCATCTGCGACATGATGGGCGTGCCGGAGAGCCAGTACCGGCTCGTCTACGAGAAGACCAACGTCATCCTCGGTGCCGCCGACCCGGAGTACGTACCCGACGCCGGCAACATCGTCGCCGCGCTGCTCGGCGCCGGTGCCGAGCTCGCCGCCCTGATGCGCGACCTCGGCGAGCGACGCCTGGCCGACCCCACCGACGACGTCACCTCCGCGCTGGTCAACGCCGAGATCGACGGCGAGCGCCTCACCCCCGACGAGCTGGGCAGCTTCTTCATCCTGCTCGTCGTGGCCGGCAACGAGACCACCCGCAACGCGATCAGCTGGGGCCTGCAGCTGCTCACCGAGCACCCGGAGCAGCGCGCCGCGTGGCTCGCCGACCCGGCCGGGGTCACCCCGACCGCGGTCGAGGAGATCGTCCGCTGGTCCTCGCCGGTGATCTACATGCGACGCACGCTGGCGCAGCCGTCCGTCCTCGGCGGCACCGAGCTCCCGGCCGACGCCAAGGTGGCGCTGTTCTACTGGGCCGCGAACCGGGACCCGGAGCACTTCACCGACCCGGACGCCTTCGACGTCCGCCGTTCGCCGAACCCGCACGTCGGCTTCGGCGGGCCCGGACCCCACTTCTGCCTCGGCGCGCACCTGGCCCGCCGGGAGATCTCGGTGATGTTCACCGAGCTGCTGCGCCGCGCCCCGGACATCGCCGTCACCGGTGAACCGCGCCGGCTGCGGTCGATGTTCATCAACGGCATCAAGTACCTGCCCGTCTCCGTCTCCCCCGGAGGTTCCTCGTGA